From a single Cydia amplana chromosome 10, ilCydAmpl1.1, whole genome shotgun sequence genomic region:
- the LOC134651477 gene encoding uncharacterized protein LOC134651477, with the protein MGSPDELLIERLRKENLDQFFTLVRMHLSFVVDINTDDVDCSTDKPKQFRWNFHKKIKNSAPSSSQQSNGSGAKIGAEPSSITEDGILRLNELIDFLSLPENVTQEGIFRRTGSLTRQQELKQLLLTGSSLGLEEGRFTVHDCASVLKGFLAELPQPLLMDQYYQTYCTLAAQYPPNLEASEPKLLTALQLLLLLLAPLHRNFLQRLLTLLTLVADNEASNRMSPDTLATMFTPHLLCPRKLSPETFHADAIALSPVISFMIRLSGRLFLAPPQLATDARAYFTAREARLDESVSDKTAANTVYTFVDRGRTAAENSSNPTDTALAQLYAHIQALPESTHKRRLIKHFNRQNGYGTPIQIQRTGKVAGSRSFGDSIKRHIFNKGLLNKTPKKGSGSTINSIEEKKKRLDDKTDMLHKNIVLKNLVHRIASSESLDDDYDSDASNESTLSEGAISRRRKTSPKFVSEPNLSMIDSEETPKNTKKASRLFRSKLLSASQNINKKYQKRNTVIKGTPTSCVSCFDEQGSENDLSYDSPIKETPKKRPIEEFRLHYLTSTPGIAEAPIIEDCATPYTVNFRRASMSPITKSTQKLSKAMQESIMTPRSRKPLIITCEQRDAACERDNSGTARERDATSEASALGLARDNDSDFVSSDDDTRSTFSCERSMTSIPRSRTFDGRSLSAGDISPLRSQATRFILTHPRPTMDLNATLEPPRITLTQEPARSLTEPFREYLLGRSVLTATPVDLSILNTSKDKEGISDSLLYCLDGNVPSDLTSSIGNLAVNNESLRSPLKNVNELAESPNRKRASSLVYKDEVGVKKALVEKENVGEAAYEIRETDL; encoded by the exons atgggTTCCCCGGACGAATTACTGATAGAAAGACTGCGGAAAGAGAACTTAGATCAATTCTTTACTTTAGTGCGCATGCATCTATCTTTTGTGGTGGACATAAATACAGACGA TGTTGATTGTTCAACTGATAAACCAAAGCAATTTAGATGGAATTTTCATAAGAAGATAAAGAATTCGGCGCCTAGTTCTAGTCAACAGAGCAATGGCAGTGGTGCAAAGATTGGTGCAGAACCAAGCTCTATTACTGAGGATGGTATCCTGAGGCTTAACGAATTGATTGACTTTTTGTCATTGCCAGAAA ATGTAACACAAGAAGGTATATTCCGGCGCACAGGCTCCCTCACAAGACAGCAGGAGCTGAAGCAGCTGCTGCTAACTGGCTCAAGCCTCGGGCTGGAAGAAGGCAGGTTCACGGTGCATGACTGTGCGTCGGTACTGAAGGGCTTCCTTGCTGAGCTGCCGCAGCCGTTACTGATGGATCAGTATTATCAGACTTATTGTACTTTAGCTG CCCAATATCCCCCGAACCTGGAAGCATCAGAGCCCAAACTCCTCACGGCCCTACAGCTCTTACTACTGCTCCTGGCGCCGCTGCACCGCAACTTTCTACAACGACTCCTCACGCTGCTCACACTGGTGGCCGACAATGAGGCTTCAAACAGAATGTCCCCGGACACACTGGCTACTATGTTCACGCCGCACTTACTGTGCCCAAGAAAG CTATCCCCCGAGACGTTCCACGCGGACGCCATAGCGCTGTCCCCCGTGATCAGCTTCATGATCCGCCTCTCGGGCCGGTTGTTCCTGGCGCCGCCGCAGCTGGCCACGGACGCGCGCGCGTACTTCACGGCCAGGGAAGCCAGGCTCGACGAGAGCGTCTCCGATAA AACGGCAGCAAACACGGTGTACACATTCGTGGACCGAGGCCGGACGGCAGCTGAGAACTCCTCCAACCCTACCGACACAGCCTTAGCGCAGTTATACGCGCACATACAAGCGCTGCCCGAGTCTACACACAAACGACGGCTTATCAAACACTTCAACCGGCAGAATGGATACG GCACACCGATTCAGATCCAGAGGACGGGCAAAGTCGCGGGCTCTAGAAGTTTCGGAGACTCCATCAAGAGGCACATTTTCAACAAGGGACTCCTTAATAAAACGCCGAAGAAAGGATCCGGCTCCACTATCAATTCCATTGAAGAG AAAAAGAAACGCCTTGACGACAAAACCGATATGTTACATAAGAACATCGTTCTTAAGAACCTGGTCCATAGAATCGCAAGTTCCGAATCGTTGGATGATGATTACGATTCGGACGCTAGCAATGAAAGCACTTTATCCGAAGGAGCTATTAGTAGACGCAGGAAAACTAGTCCCAAATTCGTATCAGAACCGAATTTAAGCATGATAGATAGCGAGGAAACACCTAAAAACACCAAGAAAGCCTCTAGACTATTCCGTTCAAAATTACTGTCCGCATCACAGAACATAAATAAGAAATACCAAAAGCGAAACACAGTCATAAAAGGCACACCGACCTCATGCGTCTCATGTTTCGATGAGCAAGGTTCAGAAAATGACTTGTCATACGACAGTCCGATCAAGGAGACTCCGAAGAAAAGACCCATCGAAGAATTCCGCTTGCACTATTTGACAAGCACCCCGGGCATAGCGGAGGCGCCTATTATAGAAGACTGTGCCACGCCTTACACAGTCAACTTTAGACGGGCTTCGATGTCTCCTATAACGAAATCTACGCAGAAACTGTCGAAGGCTATGCAG GAGTCGATAATGACGCCGCGGTCGCGCAAGCCGCTCATCATCACGTGCGAGCAGCGCGACGCGGCGTGCGAGCGAGACAACAGCGGGACGGCGCGGGAACGAGACGCGACGAGTGAAGCTAGCGCGCTCGGGTTGGCGCGGGATAATGACAGCGATTTTGTGTCGTCGGACGATGATACAAGGTCGACGTTCTCTTGTGAAAG ATCAATGACATCGATACCACGTTCCCGAACGTTCGACGGGCGCTCCCTGTCCGCAGGCGACATTAGCCCGCTGCGCTCACAAGCCACCCGATTTATCCTCACCCATCCCCGACCCACCATGGACCTCAACGCCACGCTAGAACCCCCAAGGATAACACTCACCCAAGAACCAGCCCGGTCCCTCACGGAACCCTTCCGTGAGTACCTCCTCGGCAGATCCGTACTTACCGCTACCCCTGTCGACTTGTCCATACTCAACACTTCCAAAGACAAAGAGGGAATATCCGATTCCCTTCTGTACTGCCTCGACGGCAACGTGCCGTCGGATCTGACCTCCTCGATCGGGAATCTGGCCGTGAATAATGAATCGCTTCGCTCTCCCCTGAAAAATGTGAACGAACTCGCCGAGAGTCCGAACAGAAAAAGGGCCAGTTCGTTAGTTTATAAAGACGAAGTCGGTGTAAAGAAAGCGCTGGTTGAAAAGGAGAATGTCGGCGAGGCGGCTTACGAAATCAGAGAGACTGATCTTTAG
- the LOC134651629 gene encoding uncharacterized protein LOC134651629, giving the protein MDTRRWSLSTCGECDFVLEPPRRPGKELERQKPCLGIDKLIQEERENQEWNVAFQKALVKRLEASERRLTLDDYLDDDDDDGSPSSRGGRKRKRKKEAHTSAKPAVKSEQVAAGFPEAQDVFKEKKCRCSGKIRIEERKRKTFVKIMEREQRRFERRSIRAQKKYEKDRQKAYKKCENTQLAMERGYLKRNKDGVVDKAEETFSVFIHMDPAECGCHARDRCATKCKKCFFVFCVWFYIIGFIIFAIVTYVLTWL; this is encoded by the exons ATGGATACACGTAGATG GTCACTGTCGACTTGCGGTGAATGCGATTTTGTTTTGGAACCACCCCGACGCCCTGGAAAAGAACTAGAACGTCAGAAGCCTTGCTTAGGCATAGACAAACTAATAcaagaagaaagagaaaatcAAGAGTGGAATGTCGCTTTTCAAAAGGCTTTAGTAAAGAGATTGGAGGCTTCCGAAAGGAGACTCACGCTTGATGATTATTTGgacgacgatgatgatgatggttcaCCTAGCAGCCGAGGAGGACGAAAACGAAAGAGAAAGAAGGAAGCTCATACTTCTGCTAAACCTGCAGTAAAAAGTGAACAAGTTGCGGCTGGATTCCCTGAAGCTCAAGATGTATTCAAAGAGAAAAAATGCAGGTGCTCAGGAAAAATAAGAATAGAAGAACGAAAACGAAAAACATTTGTAAAGATAATGGAAAGAGAACAAAGGAGATTTGAAAGACGAAGTATAAGAGCTCAAAAGAAATACGAAAAAGATCGACAGAAAGCATACAAAAAATGTGAGAATACGCAACTCGCCATGGAAAGGGGATAccttaaaagaaacaaagatGGTGTTGTGGATAAAGCTGAAGAGACTTTTAGCGTGTTCATACATATGGATCCAGCTGAATG cGGTTGCCATGCACGAGACAGATGTGCTACAAAATGCAAGAAATGTTTCTTTGTGTTCTGCGTCTGGTTCTATATTATCGGATTCATCATCTTCGCCATTGTTACCTACGTCCTAACATGGCTTTAG